A stretch of the Sphingomonas sp. CL5.1 genome encodes the following:
- a CDS encoding M56 family metallopeptidase, translating into MTFIIGLAVKSLVVAGLTLGLLRLFRNASAAQRSWLAHAGLGALLLMPVVAMLLPALEIQTRLLGTETPASRAIPMTIAPAPRLAHHAAATVARVAADPVTTALAQIDWALLIYLVPAILLLGITLIALVRLFALRSRAQVMTSPAWLSALAHAQARMDFKNGTALLVSDALPSPVSWGLARPVILLNEDALDATDEAEAIIAHELAHVASMDWAKLLLGRVVTALYWFNPLVWLLVRDAHQLREEAADDAVLGADVAGVDYAALLVHTARHDCRAAMLAAHGVAPGKGSLQRRVRRVLDHSLPRTRMEARWAMIGMTVALFGGAPLAALTLVPRHPADAAEPRMAVPAALPIVTPSRQVAATPDDHAAGFAAAPATDAALPADAVTPADAVTIASDRHRAAEDLVDKAIEAKAMGITPGYAAAIRSAGPAFANVTADDLSSMRAVGVTPDYIRALARSGYRNLDPDTVVEARAVGLSPDYIRSLVAAGLNDLTIDDLTGLAAVGVSADDVRALRASGRKVTVHNLESYGALKGRVPRPPGVPANAGFPFDR; encoded by the coding sequence ATGACCTTCATCATCGGCCTCGCCGTCAAGTCACTGGTGGTCGCCGGGCTCACACTCGGGCTGCTGCGGCTGTTCCGCAACGCATCGGCGGCGCAGCGTTCCTGGCTTGCGCATGCCGGTCTCGGCGCATTGCTGCTGATGCCCGTCGTCGCGATGCTGCTGCCCGCGCTTGAAATCCAGACCAGGCTGCTGGGCACCGAAACGCCGGCAAGCCGCGCTATCCCGATGACTATCGCGCCGGCGCCTCGCCTCGCGCACCACGCCGCCGCGACCGTAGCCCGCGTCGCGGCCGATCCCGTCACCACCGCCCTCGCGCAGATCGACTGGGCGCTGCTGATCTATCTCGTCCCGGCGATTCTGCTGCTCGGCATCACGCTGATCGCGCTGGTGCGACTGTTCGCGCTGCGTTCGCGCGCGCAGGTGATGACCAGCCCCGCATGGCTGAGCGCGCTCGCGCACGCCCAGGCACGGATGGACTTCAAGAACGGGACCGCGCTGCTGGTCAGTGACGCGCTGCCCTCGCCGGTAAGCTGGGGGCTGGCGCGGCCGGTCATCCTGCTCAACGAGGACGCGCTCGACGCCACCGACGAGGCAGAGGCGATCATCGCCCACGAACTCGCGCATGTCGCATCGATGGACTGGGCCAAGCTGCTGCTCGGCCGCGTCGTGACCGCGCTCTATTGGTTCAACCCGCTCGTCTGGCTGCTCGTGCGCGACGCGCACCAGTTGCGCGAGGAAGCGGCCGACGACGCGGTGCTCGGCGCCGATGTCGCGGGCGTCGATTACGCCGCATTGCTTGTCCACACCGCCCGCCATGATTGCCGTGCGGCGATGCTGGCCGCCCATGGCGTCGCGCCGGGCAAGGGATCGCTGCAGCGGCGCGTTCGCCGCGTGCTCGATCACAGCCTGCCGCGCACCCGGATGGAAGCGCGCTGGGCGATGATCGGCATGACCGTCGCGCTATTCGGCGGCGCCCCGCTCGCGGCGCTGACGCTGGTGCCGCGGCATCCCGCAGACGCTGCCGAGCCTCGCATGGCCGTCCCGGCCGCGCTGCCAATCGTTACGCCATCGCGGCAGGTTGCCGCGACGCCGGATGACCATGCCGCCGGTTTCGCCGCCGCTCCGGCCACCGATGCCGCGCTGCCCGCCGATGCCGTGACGCCCGCTGATGCCGTGACGATTGCGAGCGACCGCCACCGTGCCGCTGAAGATCTGGTCGACAAGGCGATCGAAGCGAAGGCCATGGGCATCACGCCGGGCTATGCCGCCGCAATCCGCAGCGCCGGCCCGGCATTCGCCAACGTGACGGCCGACGACCTGTCGTCGATGCGCGCCGTCGGGGTGACGCCGGATTACATCCGCGCGCTTGCCCGGTCGGGATATCGCAACCTCGATCCCGATACCGTGGTCGAAGCGCGGGCGGTGGGTCTGTCGCCCGATTATATCCGATCGCTTGTCGCCGCCGGATTGAACGACCTGACCATCGACGACCTGACCGGGCTCGCCGCGGTCGGCGTCAGCGCCGACGATGTCCGCGCGCTGCGCGCATCGGGACGCAAGGTCACCGTCCATAATCTCGAAAGCTACGGCGCGCTCAAGGGCCGCGTCCCGCGACCGCCCGGCGTCCCGGCCAATGCCGGTTTCCCGTTCGACCGCTGA
- a CDS encoding SDR family NAD(P)-dependent oxidoreductase: MTMRPDDMPRTGVVVTGGASGIGLASAEALAATGRPVALWDRDGAKAEAAAARIAADHGFAATGIAIDLCDLDAIGPALERTRAALGPIGGLVHAAGIVDTASLEGITPQSWEAGIGVHLRALAFVTQALHGDLAANPGSAIVAIASINATLGNAMNPIYTAGKGGILSLVRSLADRLAQDGIRINSVSPGQIRTPMVQPAIDALPPGHFERRILLGRIGEPAEVAKVVRFLMSDEASYVTAAEIVVDGGNISSQR, from the coding sequence ATGACGATGCGACCTGACGACATGCCGCGGACCGGCGTGGTGGTGACGGGCGGGGCATCGGGAATCGGTCTCGCCAGCGCGGAGGCGCTCGCGGCGACCGGCCGCCCGGTCGCGCTATGGGATCGCGACGGTGCCAAGGCCGAGGCGGCGGCGGCGCGGATCGCCGCCGACCATGGCTTCGCGGCGACCGGCATCGCGATCGACCTGTGCGATCTCGACGCGATCGGCCCGGCGCTGGAGCGGACGCGCGCCGCGCTCGGGCCGATCGGCGGGCTGGTCCATGCGGCGGGGATCGTCGACACCGCATCGCTGGAAGGGATCACGCCGCAAAGCTGGGAGGCGGGGATCGGCGTCCATCTGCGCGCGCTCGCCTTCGTCACGCAGGCGCTGCACGGCGATCTTGCGGCCAATCCCGGCTCGGCGATCGTCGCGATCGCCTCGATCAACGCCACGCTGGGCAATGCGATGAACCCGATCTACACGGCGGGAAAGGGCGGCATCCTGTCGCTGGTCCGCTCGCTGGCCGATCGGCTGGCGCAAGATGGCATCCGCATCAATTCCGTCTCGCCTGGGCAGATCCGCACACCGATGGTGCAGCCCGCGATCGACGCGCTGCCGCCGGGCCATTTCGAGCGCCGCATCCTGCTGGGCCGTATCGGCGAGCCGGCGGAGGTGGCGAAGGTCGTGCGCTTTCTGATGTCGGACGAGGCGAGCTACGTCACCGCGGCGGAGATCGTGGTCGATGGCGGGAATATTTCCTCGCAGCGTTGA
- a CDS encoding metallophosphoesterase codes for MRTHHRVILGACLFAMGAGGVAAPPAQAPYTPGQQKVARTEKAFGDALGDFHFAVFGDRTGKHRPGVFEEALRDARQLHPDFVINIGDLIEGNTEDRGELDRQWSEINGAINAIDVPFFYVPGNHDITNTVMRDEWRRRMGADYYSFVYKKVLFLILNTEDPPQPEISRMLLFKEYGGEAMATVFKALSGDPAEAKALFARDPRLAELAGKIMAAEHVNIGADQVRMVHDALAKNRDVRWTFVLMHRPAWRGDVPAFREIETMLADRPYTMLAGHYHKYAYERRHGRDYIQLGRTGGTPGAAGDDPAVADHMMWISFTGKEPRIVNMRLDGFYGKEGPVSKDAVPAAPTAPAQPGEGRL; via the coding sequence ATGCGGACGCACCATCGCGTGATACTGGGGGCATGTTTGTTCGCGATGGGCGCGGGGGGCGTCGCGGCGCCCCCCGCGCAGGCGCCCTATACTCCGGGCCAGCAGAAGGTCGCGCGGACGGAGAAGGCGTTCGGCGACGCGCTGGGCGATTTCCACTTCGCCGTGTTCGGCGACCGGACGGGCAAGCATCGTCCGGGCGTGTTCGAGGAGGCGCTGCGGGATGCACGGCAGCTTCATCCTGATTTCGTCATCAATATCGGTGACCTGATCGAGGGCAATACCGAGGATCGCGGTGAACTCGATCGTCAATGGTCGGAGATCAACGGCGCGATCAACGCGATCGACGTTCCGTTCTTCTACGTCCCAGGCAATCACGACATCACCAACACGGTGATGCGCGACGAATGGCGCCGGCGGATGGGCGCGGACTATTACAGCTTCGTTTACAAGAAGGTGCTTTTCCTTATCCTCAACACGGAAGATCCGCCGCAGCCCGAGATCAGCCGGATGCTGCTGTTCAAGGAATATGGCGGCGAGGCGATGGCGACGGTGTTCAAGGCGCTGTCGGGCGACCCGGCGGAGGCGAAGGCGCTGTTCGCGCGCGATCCGCGGCTAGCCGAGCTGGCCGGCAAGATCATGGCGGCGGAGCATGTCAACATCGGTGCCGATCAGGTGCGGATGGTCCACGACGCGCTGGCGAAGAACCGCGACGTGCGCTGGACCTTCGTGCTGATGCACCGCCCGGCATGGCGCGGCGATGTGCCCGCCTTCCGCGAGATCGAGACGATGCTGGCCGACCGGCCCTATACTATGCTCGCCGGCCATTATCACAAATATGCCTATGAGCGGCGGCACGGGCGGGATTACATCCAGCTCGGGCGCACCGGGGGCACCCCGGGGGCGGCGGGGGACGATCCCGCAGTGGCGGATCACATGATGTGGATATCCTTCACCGGGAAGGAGCCGCGCATCGTCAACATGCGGCTCGACGGTTTCTATGGGAAGGAGGGGCCGGTCTCGAAGGACGCGGTCCCCGCCGCGCCGACCGCTCCGGCGCAACCAGGTGAAGGCAGGCTATGA
- a CDS encoding BlaI/MecI/CopY family transcriptional regulator codes for MLDRLPPRERQIVDLLYERGAMVVGDICSALPDPLSGSAVRAMLKRLEDKGFVARHESERGYVFSPTLPEDKASNNALGHIVRTFFNGSAASAASALLGMSQRLEEKELDELEALIARAREGRRA; via the coding sequence ATGCTCGACAGATTGCCGCCGCGTGAGCGCCAGATCGTGGACCTGCTCTATGAGCGGGGCGCGATGGTGGTCGGCGACATATGTTCGGCCTTGCCCGATCCGCTGTCCGGATCGGCGGTGCGCGCGATGCTCAAGCGACTTGAGGACAAGGGGTTCGTCGCTCGCCACGAAAGCGAGCGCGGCTATGTCTTCTCGCCGACGCTGCCCGAGGACAAAGCCAGCAACAATGCGCTTGGCCATATCGTCCGCACCTTCTTCAACGGATCGGCGGCGAGCGCGGCGAGCGCGTTGCTCGGCATGTCGCAGCGGCTCGAGGAAAAGGAACTTGACGAGCTGGAGGCGCTGATCGCCCGCGCTCGTGAGGGGAGAAGGGCATGA